The proteins below are encoded in one region of Streptomyces sp. NBC_00490:
- a CDS encoding TerC/Alx family metal homeostasis membrane protein: protein MDVSVTLWVLTIVGLAALIAVDFFIGRKPHDVSIKEAGIWTVVWIALAGLFGLGLLVFGGGQAGGEFFAGFITEKSLSVDNLFVFVLIMAKFAVPSQYQQRVLLVGVLIALVLRAIFIAAGAAILASFAWVFYIFGAFLIWTAWKLIQEARADEDEEEFEENKLLKAAERRFGVADRYHGTKLWIEENGKRVMTPMLVVMLAIGTTDVLFALDSIPAIFGLTQDPYIVFTANAFALMGLRQLYFLIGGLLKKLVHLSYGLSIILGFIGVKLVLHALHESGVHVPEISIPVSLGVICGVLIVTTLTSLRASKKQAAAEAAQAQSDGAPKDSIDV from the coding sequence ATGGATGTTTCCGTGACCCTGTGGGTCCTGACGATCGTGGGCCTCGCGGCCCTCATCGCGGTCGACTTCTTCATCGGCCGCAAGCCGCACGACGTGTCCATCAAGGAAGCCGGAATCTGGACCGTCGTCTGGATCGCCCTGGCCGGCCTCTTCGGCCTCGGCCTGCTCGTCTTCGGCGGTGGCCAGGCCGGCGGAGAGTTCTTCGCGGGCTTCATCACCGAGAAGTCCCTGAGCGTCGACAACCTCTTCGTCTTCGTCCTGATCATGGCGAAGTTCGCGGTCCCGTCGCAGTACCAGCAGCGGGTCCTGCTCGTCGGCGTCCTCATAGCCCTGGTGCTGAGGGCCATCTTCATCGCCGCGGGCGCCGCGATCCTCGCCAGCTTCGCGTGGGTGTTCTACATCTTCGGTGCCTTCCTCATCTGGACCGCCTGGAAGCTCATCCAGGAGGCCCGGGCCGACGAGGACGAAGAGGAGTTCGAGGAGAACAAGCTGCTCAAGGCCGCCGAGCGCCGCTTCGGTGTCGCCGACCGGTACCACGGCACCAAGCTGTGGATCGAGGAGAACGGCAAGCGGGTCATGACCCCGATGCTGGTCGTCATGCTCGCGATCGGCACCACCGATGTGCTCTTCGCCCTGGACTCGATCCCCGCGATCTTCGGCCTGACCCAGGACCCGTACATCGTCTTCACCGCCAACGCGTTCGCCCTGATGGGTCTGCGCCAGCTGTACTTCCTCATCGGCGGCCTGCTGAAGAAGCTGGTCCACCTCAGCTACGGCCTGTCGATCATCCTCGGCTTCATCGGCGTCAAGCTGGTGCTGCACGCCCTGCACGAGTCCGGCGTCCACGTCCCGGAGATCTCCATCCCGGTCTCCCTCGGCGTGATCTGCGGGGTCCTGATCGTCACCACGCTCACCAGTCTCCGTGCCTCCAAGAAGCAGGCGGCGGCCGAGGCGGCGCAGGCGCAGAGCGATGGCGCTCCGAAGGACAGCATCGACGTCTGA
- a CDS encoding MFS transporter encodes MHDVRTVRAPSMPRLAAASLAGTAIEFYDFFVYGTAAALVLGPLFFPTFSPLAGTLAAFATFGVGFVARPLGSVLFGHIGDRRGRRPVLVASLLLTGGATVAVGCVPTYDSIGVTAPLLLLVLRFLQGLGLGGEWGGAVLLTAEHAPPERRALWSSFPQIGPAVGFLLANGVMLVLSASLTEAQFAAWGWRVPFWAAGVLAVAGLWLRSSLAESPSFLDIDDHARVPLIEVVRDHWRLVLLTAGALAVGYAIFYAVTTWSLAYGTERLGVGRTVMLACIMAAVVVKGSLTPVVALLGDRYGRRPLCLAGCAAAAVWMFPMVALLATGEPLLMFLGFLGAMLAFITMFAVIAAYLPELYEPRVRCTGAAVGYNLGGVLGGALTPIVATALAERSGRVPWGVGAYLTGIALLSLGCFALLPETRPVPVAAAAEPEPAMD; translated from the coding sequence ATGCACGACGTACGCACCGTAAGGGCGCCCTCCATGCCGCGGCTCGCGGCCGCCTCGCTCGCCGGGACGGCCATCGAGTTCTACGACTTCTTCGTCTACGGGACCGCGGCGGCACTGGTCCTGGGGCCGCTGTTCTTCCCGACGTTCTCGCCGCTGGCGGGGACGCTGGCCGCCTTCGCCACGTTCGGTGTGGGGTTCGTGGCGCGGCCGCTGGGTTCGGTGCTCTTCGGGCACATCGGGGACCGGCGTGGGCGGCGGCCGGTCCTCGTCGCCTCGTTGCTGCTGACCGGCGGCGCCACGGTCGCGGTCGGCTGTGTGCCGACGTACGACTCGATCGGGGTGACCGCTCCCCTGCTGCTGCTCGTGCTGCGGTTCCTGCAAGGCCTGGGGCTCGGCGGGGAGTGGGGCGGGGCCGTGCTGCTGACGGCCGAGCACGCGCCGCCCGAGCGGCGGGCCCTGTGGTCGAGCTTCCCCCAGATCGGGCCCGCGGTGGGATTTCTGCTCGCCAACGGCGTGATGCTGGTCCTGTCGGCGTCGCTGACCGAGGCGCAGTTCGCCGCGTGGGGGTGGCGGGTGCCGTTCTGGGCGGCCGGGGTGCTGGCCGTGGCGGGGCTGTGGCTGCGGTCGTCGCTCGCCGAGAGTCCCAGCTTCCTCGACATCGACGATCACGCGCGCGTGCCGCTCATCGAGGTCGTGCGCGACCACTGGCGGCTCGTCCTGCTGACGGCCGGGGCGCTCGCGGTCGGGTACGCGATCTTCTACGCCGTCACGACCTGGTCGCTCGCATACGGGACGGAGCGGCTGGGCGTGGGACGTACGGTCATGCTGGCCTGCATCATGGCTGCGGTCGTGGTGAAGGGATCACTCACGCCGGTGGTCGCGTTGCTCGGCGACCGCTACGGGCGGCGGCCGCTGTGTCTGGCGGGGTGCGCGGCGGCGGCCGTGTGGATGTTCCCTATGGTCGCGCTGCTCGCGACCGGCGAGCCGCTGCTGATGTTCCTGGGGTTCCTGGGCGCGATGCTCGCGTTCATCACGATGTTCGCCGTGATCGCCGCGTATCTGCCGGAGCTGTACGAGCCGAGGGTGCGCTGCACGGGCGCCGCGGTCGGCTACAACCTCGGCGGGGTCCTCGGGGGCGCGCTCACGCCGATCGTGGCGACGGCGCTCGCCGAGCGGAGCGGCCGGGTGCCGTGGGGCGTGGGGGCGTATCTGACGGGGATCGCCCTGCTGAGCCTGGGGTGCTTCGCGCTGCTGCCGGAGACACGTCCGGTGCCGGTGGCCGCCGCGGCGGAACCGGAGCCGGCCATGGATTGA
- a CDS encoding amino acid ABC transporter permease, with protein sequence MTLTKDESGAESPDSIDTYTPSERRLERERHKRTRSRRATAIAALSTLVTAVVLYLVVVNAPGWQRTKETFFNGEYAREAFPKVLEGLWLNLRLLLICGVAVLVLGMLIAIARTLRGPVFFPLRVLAAAYTDFFRGLPLIINLMIVVLGVPALRLQGVTVDPVLLGGTALTLTYSAYVAEVFRAGIESIHPSQRAAARSLGLSNRQALRHVVLPQAVRRQVPPLLNDLVSLQKDTGLVSIGGAVDAVRAADIIVGRSLNYTPYIVAGLVFVALTIPMTRFTDWVTARMDRQRAQGGTT encoded by the coding sequence GTGACGCTCACGAAGGACGAGTCCGGCGCGGAGTCGCCGGACTCGATCGACACGTACACGCCCTCCGAGCGACGGCTCGAGCGGGAGCGCCACAAGCGGACCCGCTCCCGCCGTGCCACCGCGATCGCCGCGCTGTCGACCCTCGTCACGGCCGTCGTCCTCTACCTGGTCGTCGTCAACGCGCCGGGCTGGCAGCGCACCAAGGAGACCTTCTTCAACGGGGAGTACGCGCGCGAGGCGTTCCCCAAGGTCCTCGAAGGACTGTGGCTCAACCTCCGGCTGCTGCTGATCTGCGGTGTGGCCGTGCTCGTCCTCGGCATGCTCATCGCCATCGCCCGCACCCTGCGCGGCCCGGTCTTCTTCCCGCTGCGGGTGCTGGCCGCCGCCTACACGGACTTCTTCCGGGGCCTCCCGCTCATCATCAACCTGATGATCGTGGTCCTGGGCGTCCCGGCGCTGCGACTCCAGGGCGTGACCGTCGACCCGGTGCTGCTGGGCGGCACGGCGCTGACGCTGACGTACTCCGCGTACGTGGCCGAGGTGTTCCGCGCCGGCATCGAGTCCATCCACCCCTCGCAGCGCGCCGCGGCCCGCTCGCTCGGCCTCTCCAACCGGCAGGCGCTGCGGCACGTGGTGCTGCCGCAGGCCGTACGACGCCAGGTACCGCCGCTGCTCAACGACCTGGTGTCGCTGCAGAAGGACACCGGGCTCGTGTCGATCGGCGGTGCGGTGGACGCCGTACGCGCCGCCGACATCATCGTGGGCCGCAGCCTCAACTACACGCCGTACATCGTCGCCGGCCTGGTCTTCGTCGCGCTGACCATTCCGATGACCCGGTTCACGGACTGGGTGACGGCCCGGATGGACCGTCAGCGGGCCCAGGGAGGGACCACATGA
- a CDS encoding maleylpyruvate isomerase family mycothiol-dependent enzyme, with protein sequence MIDHAHDLASVRDATERLLTAAAKLDNASVTEPSRLPGWTRGHVLAHLARNADALVNVLEGRPMYVSGKARDAEIGRDAPRPLDIQLTDVRDSAARFQEAGAAPADWSRIVQLRNGVTDSAARVPFRRWVEVELHHVDLGIGYELEDVPAEFAGREIAFLAERFTGHPDVPPTRLTDDTRVWTTGRVAEAIVVTVTGSPADLLGWLAGRRDGSVLSVEGGRLPELPPL encoded by the coding sequence ATGATTGATCACGCGCATGACCTGGCGTCTGTACGTGACGCGACGGAGCGGCTGCTCACCGCAGCCGCCAAACTGGACAACGCGTCTGTGACGGAGCCGTCACGGCTTCCCGGGTGGACCCGCGGTCACGTCCTCGCCCACCTGGCCCGCAACGCGGACGCCCTGGTGAACGTTCTGGAGGGCCGGCCGATGTACGTCTCCGGGAAGGCCCGGGACGCCGAGATCGGCCGGGACGCCCCGCGCCCCCTCGACATCCAGCTCACGGACGTCCGTGACAGCGCCGCCCGCTTCCAGGAGGCGGGAGCCGCCCCGGCCGACTGGTCGCGCATCGTGCAGCTGCGCAACGGGGTCACCGACTCGGCGGCCCGGGTGCCGTTCCGGCGGTGGGTGGAGGTGGAGCTGCACCATGTGGACCTCGGGATCGGGTACGAGCTGGAGGACGTGCCCGCGGAGTTCGCGGGCCGGGAGATCGCCTTCCTCGCCGAGCGGTTCACCGGGCACCCCGACGTACCGCCGACCCGCCTGACGGACGACACGCGCGTGTGGACCACGGGCCGGGTGGCGGAGGCGATCGTGGTCACGGTGACGGGATCCCCCGCGGACCTGCTCGGCTGGCTCGCCGGGCGCCGCGACGGATCGGTGCTGAGCGTGGAGGGCGGAAGGCTTCCGGAGCTTCCTCCGCTGTAG
- a CDS encoding amino acid ABC transporter ATP-binding protein, with amino-acid sequence MTDAPVLRMEAVRKTFDDSVVLRDVDLEVAPHTVTALIGASGSGKSTLLRCANLLEEIDDGAIWLDGEEITDPRADQDAVRRRIGVVFQAYNLFPHMTVLENITLAPRRVHGVSRAEAEERGRELLERLGLGGKAGEYPDRLSGGQQQRVAIVRALAVRPRLLLLDEITAALDPELVGEVLTVVRDLKGEGMTMVLATHEMGFARDVADQVCFLDGGVVLESGTAEQIFGDPQQERTQRFLRRIVEAGRL; translated from the coding sequence ATGACCGACGCACCGGTGCTGCGGATGGAGGCCGTCCGCAAGACGTTCGACGACTCGGTCGTGCTGCGGGACGTGGACCTCGAGGTCGCCCCGCACACGGTCACCGCGCTGATCGGCGCCTCCGGCTCCGGCAAGTCCACGCTCCTGCGCTGCGCGAACCTGCTGGAGGAGATCGACGACGGCGCGATCTGGCTGGACGGCGAGGAGATCACCGACCCGCGGGCCGACCAGGACGCGGTACGCCGCCGTATCGGCGTCGTCTTCCAGGCGTACAACCTCTTCCCGCACATGACCGTCCTGGAGAACATCACGCTCGCCCCGCGCCGTGTGCACGGGGTGTCCCGCGCGGAGGCCGAGGAGCGCGGCAGGGAGCTGCTGGAGCGGCTCGGACTCGGTGGCAAGGCGGGCGAGTACCCGGACCGGCTGAGCGGCGGTCAGCAGCAGCGGGTCGCGATCGTGCGCGCCCTGGCCGTACGTCCTCGGCTGCTGCTCCTCGACGAGATCACCGCGGCCCTCGACCCGGAGCTCGTGGGCGAGGTGCTCACCGTCGTCCGTGATCTGAAGGGCGAGGGCATGACCATGGTGCTGGCCACCCATGAGATGGGCTTCGCCCGCGATGTCGCCGACCAGGTCTGTTTTCTGGACGGAGGCGTGGTCCTGGAGAGCGGGACGGCCGAGCAGATCTTCGGTGACCCGCAGCAGGAGCGCACGCAGCGCTTCCTGCGACGGATCGTGGAGGCCGGGCGCCTGTAA
- a CDS encoding MBL fold metallo-hydrolase, whose product MTYSGQVTVGGPADVHELKDLMITKIAVGPMNNNAYLLRCRATDEQLLIDAANDAKTLIGMIGDDGIASVVTTHQHGDHWQALAQVVAATGARTYAGREDAAGIPVPTDVLLDDGATLRVGQVELTARHLVGHTPGSIALVYDDPHGHPHVFTGDCLFPGGVGNTRKDPEAFASLIHDVETKIFDVLPDETWVYPGHGDDTSLGAERPHLPEWHARGW is encoded by the coding sequence ATGACGTACAGCGGACAGGTCACGGTCGGCGGCCCGGCGGACGTGCACGAACTCAAGGACCTGATGATCACCAAGATCGCGGTCGGTCCCATGAACAACAACGCCTATCTGCTGCGCTGCCGGGCCACGGACGAACAGCTGCTGATCGACGCGGCCAACGACGCCAAGACGCTGATCGGCATGATCGGTGACGACGGCATCGCGTCCGTCGTCACCACGCACCAGCACGGCGACCACTGGCAGGCCCTCGCCCAGGTCGTCGCCGCCACCGGCGCCCGTACCTACGCGGGCCGGGAGGACGCGGCCGGCATCCCCGTCCCGACCGACGTCCTCCTCGACGACGGCGCCACCCTCCGGGTGGGGCAGGTGGAGCTGACCGCGCGCCATCTGGTCGGACACACGCCGGGGTCGATCGCCCTCGTCTACGACGACCCGCACGGCCACCCCCATGTGTTCACTGGCGACTGTCTCTTCCCCGGCGGCGTGGGCAACACCCGCAAAGATCCTGAGGCGTTCGCGAGCCTGATCCACGACGTGGAGACGAAGATCTTCGACGTCCTGCCGGACGAGACGTGGGTCTACCCCGGCCACGGCGACGACACCTCGCTCGGCGCCGAGCGTCCGCACTTGCCGGAGTGGCACGCGCGCGGATGGTGA
- a CDS encoding calcium:proton antiporter, which produces MITRLRSLTTQWTILVPVLAVVLLALTWGRDLPGVIVALVTLVLAGAVLAAVHHAEVVAHRVGEPFGSLVLAVAVTIIEVALIVTLMADGGGKSSTLARDTVFAAVMITCNGIVGICLLVASLRHGIAVFNPEGTGAALATVATLATLSLVLPTFTTSKPGPEFSGVQLTFAALSSLVLYGLFVATQTVRHRDYFLPITRQGVVVTVDDHADAPSSRTARISLGLLGLALIGVVGLAKGVSPTIESGVAAAGLPHAVVGVIIALLVLLPETIAALRSARRDRVQTSLNLALGSAMASIGLTIPAVALASIWLDGPLVLGLGATHMVLLALTVVVSSLTVVPGRATPLQGGVHLVLFAAYLELAINP; this is translated from the coding sequence ATGATCACTCGGCTCAGGTCGCTCACCACCCAGTGGACGATCCTCGTGCCGGTGCTCGCCGTCGTCCTCCTGGCCCTCACCTGGGGGCGTGATCTGCCGGGCGTGATCGTCGCCCTGGTGACCCTGGTCCTCGCGGGCGCCGTCCTGGCCGCCGTGCACCACGCCGAAGTGGTCGCGCACCGGGTCGGCGAACCCTTCGGCTCCCTGGTCCTCGCCGTGGCCGTCACCATCATCGAAGTCGCCCTCATCGTCACCCTGATGGCCGACGGCGGCGGCAAAAGTTCCACGCTCGCCCGGGACACGGTCTTCGCGGCCGTGATGATCACCTGCAACGGCATCGTCGGCATCTGCCTCCTGGTCGCCTCGCTGCGCCACGGCATCGCCGTCTTCAACCCCGAGGGCACCGGCGCCGCCCTCGCGACCGTCGCCACCCTGGCCACCCTCAGCCTGGTCCTGCCGACGTTCACGACCAGCAAGCCGGGCCCCGAGTTCTCCGGTGTCCAGCTGACCTTCGCCGCGCTCTCCTCACTGGTCCTGTACGGCCTGTTCGTGGCCACCCAGACCGTGCGGCACCGCGACTACTTCCTCCCGATCACCCGCCAGGGCGTGGTCGTCACCGTCGACGACCACGCCGACGCGCCGTCCTCCCGCACCGCCCGGATCAGCCTCGGGCTGCTGGGACTGGCATTGATCGGCGTCGTCGGCCTGGCCAAGGGCGTGTCGCCCACCATCGAGTCCGGGGTGGCCGCGGCCGGACTGCCGCATGCCGTCGTCGGCGTGATCATCGCCCTGCTGGTGCTCCTCCCCGAGACCATCGCCGCACTGCGCTCCGCGCGCCGCGACCGCGTGCAGACCAGCCTCAACCTCGCGCTCGGCTCCGCGATGGCCAGCATCGGCCTCACCATTCCCGCCGTCGCCCTGGCCTCCATCTGGCTCGACGGCCCGCTCGTCCTGGGCCTGGGCGCCACCCACATGGTGCTGCTCGCCCTGACCGTGGTGGTCAGCTCCCTGACGGTGGTGCCGGGCCGGGCCACCCCGCTCCAGGGCGGCGTACACCTGGTGCTGTTCGCGGCCTACCTGGAGCTGGCGATCAATCCGTAG
- a CDS encoding S66 family peptidase yields the protein MTTISYPPKPSPGDRIAVISAGAGLPELFPRPFELGLERLREDYGLIPVEYPTTRKMGTTPRERAADIHAAFADPDIKAVVASIGGDDQITVLPYLDRELIRANPKPFFGMSDNTNLLMYLRNTGIVGYHGATVMCELGRPGAMNPRTADSLRAALFTSGEYELRPADRWNDVNRDWADPATFEAEPETRPGNGWTWVNADRVVEGRTWGGCLEIVGWLLMADREVSHDLSEYDGAVLLLETSEDMPSATEVFRTLRNMGERGLLHRFSALLMGRAKTWSFERPNSPEDAARYGSEQREAVLRAMRDYAPDTTIVFDVDFGHTDPQLVIPYGGLVRVDGPARRITVTY from the coding sequence ATGACGACGATCTCGTACCCGCCCAAGCCCTCCCCCGGCGACCGCATAGCCGTCATCTCGGCCGGCGCCGGCCTGCCCGAGCTGTTCCCGCGCCCCTTCGAACTGGGCCTGGAGCGACTGCGCGAGGACTACGGCCTCATCCCGGTTGAGTACCCGACGACCCGCAAGATGGGCACGACTCCGCGAGAGCGCGCCGCCGACATCCACGCCGCCTTCGCCGACCCGGACATCAAGGCGGTCGTGGCGTCGATCGGCGGCGACGACCAGATCACCGTGCTGCCGTATCTGGACCGGGAGTTGATCCGGGCGAACCCGAAGCCGTTCTTCGGGATGAGCGACAACACGAACCTGCTGATGTATCTGCGGAACACGGGGATCGTCGGCTACCACGGGGCGACCGTGATGTGCGAGCTGGGCCGCCCCGGCGCCATGAACCCGCGGACCGCGGACTCCCTGCGGGCCGCGCTGTTCACCTCGGGCGAGTACGAGCTGAGGCCCGCCGACCGCTGGAACGACGTCAACCGCGACTGGGCGGACCCGGCGACCTTCGAAGCGGAGCCGGAGACCAGACCCGGCAACGGCTGGACCTGGGTAAACGCCGACCGGGTAGTCGAGGGCAGGACGTGGGGCGGCTGTCTGGAGATCGTGGGATGGCTGCTGATGGCCGACCGCGAGGTCTCGCACGACCTGAGCGAGTACGACGGCGCAGTACTGCTCCTGGAGACCTCAGAGGACATGCCCAGCGCCACAGAGGTCTTCCGGACGCTCCGGAACATGGGCGAGCGCGGGCTGCTGCACCGCTTCTCGGCGCTGCTGATGGGGCGCGCGAAGACCTGGTCCTTCGAGCGTCCCAACAGCCCGGAGGACGCCGCTCGTTACGGGTCCGAACAGCGCGAGGCCGTACTGCGCGCCATGCGGGACTACGCCCCGGACACCACGATCGTCTTCGACGTCGACTTCGGGCACACCGATCCCCAACTCGTCATCCCCTACGGCGGTCTCGTCCGCGTCGACGGTCCCGCCCGGCGCATCACGGTCACCTACTGA
- a CDS encoding ABC transporter substrate-binding protein, with translation MHLAPRALRRAAAAATIALLATAVGCAPQPEEDSAAKPSGSSTGTTCAKGKLATETSGKLTIATDEPAYEPWFKDDKPANGKGFESAVAYAVAEQLGYDKSAVVWQSVPFNKAFAPGEKTFDFDINQVSISAERKKAVDFSSGYYDVRQAVIALKGTKAAKATSIADLKGLKLGAQVGTTSLNYIEDVVKPTRQAAAYAKNDQAKSALKNGQVDAIVVDLPTAFYITAAEVTDAEIVGQFENQGGTPEQFGLVLDKGSALTSCVTDAVDTLRENGTLAKIEQQWLSDAVDAPVLK, from the coding sequence ATGCACCTCGCCCCTCGCGCCCTGCGCCGCGCTGCCGCCGCCGCGACCATAGCCCTGCTCGCCACCGCCGTCGGCTGCGCACCGCAGCCGGAGGAGGACTCGGCCGCCAAGCCTTCGGGGTCGTCGACCGGCACCACGTGCGCCAAGGGGAAGCTGGCCACCGAGACGTCCGGCAAGCTGACGATCGCCACCGACGAGCCCGCGTACGAGCCGTGGTTCAAGGACGACAAGCCCGCCAACGGCAAGGGGTTCGAGTCCGCGGTCGCCTACGCCGTGGCGGAGCAGCTCGGCTACGACAAGAGCGCCGTCGTCTGGCAGAGCGTTCCCTTCAACAAGGCGTTCGCGCCCGGTGAGAAGACCTTCGACTTCGACATCAACCAGGTGTCGATCAGTGCCGAGCGCAAGAAGGCCGTGGACTTCTCGTCCGGCTACTACGACGTGCGCCAGGCCGTCATCGCCCTCAAGGGCACCAAGGCGGCGAAGGCGACGAGCATCGCGGACCTGAAGGGCCTCAAGCTGGGCGCCCAGGTCGGCACGACCAGCCTCAACTACATCGAGGACGTGGTGAAGCCGACGCGGCAGGCCGCCGCCTACGCCAAGAACGACCAGGCCAAGTCCGCCCTGAAGAACGGCCAGGTGGACGCCATCGTCGTCGACCTGCCGACCGCCTTCTACATCACCGCCGCCGAGGTCACCGACGCCGAGATCGTCGGCCAGTTCGAGAATCAGGGCGGCACTCCGGAGCAGTTCGGTCTCGTCCTCGACAAGGGCAGCGCGCTCACCTCCTGCGTCACCGACGCGGTCGACACCCTGCGCGAGAACGGCACGCTGGCGAAGATCGAGCAGCAGTGGCTGTCCGACGCCGTCGACGCCCCGGTGCTCAAGTGA
- the aroQ gene encoding type II 3-dehydroquinate dehydratase — protein MPRTLANAPIMILNGPNLNLLGQRQPEIYGSDTLADVEALCAKTAAAHGGTVDFRQSNHEGELVDWIHEARLNHCGIVINPGAYSHTSVAILDALNTCDGLPVLEVHISNIHQRESFRHHSYVSLRADGVIAGCGVQGYAFGVERVAALAGTGQTEA, from the coding sequence GTGCCCCGCACCCTGGCCAACGCCCCGATCATGATCCTCAACGGCCCCAACCTGAACCTGCTCGGCCAGCGCCAGCCGGAGATCTACGGTTCCGACACCCTGGCCGACGTCGAGGCCCTGTGCGCCAAGACCGCGGCCGCGCACGGCGGCACCGTGGACTTCCGGCAGTCCAACCACGAGGGCGAGCTGGTCGACTGGATCCACGAGGCGCGGCTGAACCACTGCGGGATCGTCATCAACCCCGGCGCCTACTCGCACACGTCGGTCGCGATTCTGGACGCACTCAACACCTGCGACGGACTGCCGGTCCTCGAGGTCCACATCTCCAACATCCACCAGCGCGAGTCCTTCCGCCACCACTCCTACGTCTCGCTGCGCGCCGACGGCGTCATCGCGGGCTGTGGCGTGCAGGGATACGCCTTCGGTGTGGAGCGGGTCGCGGCGCTGGCGGGGACGGGACAGACCGAGGCGTAA